Proteins encoded in a region of the Lepidochelys kempii isolate rLepKem1 chromosome 22, rLepKem1.hap2, whole genome shotgun sequence genome:
- the POU2AF3 gene encoding POU class 2 homeobox associating factor 3, protein MGLFYYPSKQGPGKPKVYQGVRVKITVKELLQQRRARQAATDTTVSRGSSSVQFPESVSPPCTAAYFDAEPVSSAPNYFQPRQFPNCISCEENPSYLEQLVDTYLQTEPPMDPSLSALQTSTHYNPDTFLSTPLCFNQSLVPGSPASSDLSSPLDYSYSPPQLPPFAPLNISPLCPLDTTNYGYPLEECSHPQYSCSPSACYCSSCASEHLDTFRVSEYFPYPSADCMDYPGTMTMADDFFRRDRNYDICYS, encoded by the exons ATGGGACTGTTCTATTACCCGTCCAAGCAAGGGCCAG GCAAACCCAAGGTGTATCAAGGTGTTCGAGTAAAGATTACCGTGAAAGAGTTATTGCAGCAGAGGAGAGCACGACAAGCAGCAACTGATACCACT GTTTCCCGAGGCAGCAGCAGTGTCCAGTTTCCAGAATCTGTTTCTCCTCCCTGCACAG CAGCTTATTTTGATGCAGAACCTGTCTCTTCTGCCCCCAACTATTTCCAGCCACGGCAGTTTCCAAATTGCATTTCCTGTGAAGAAAACCCAAGTTATTTGGAGCAACTGGTTGATACCTATCTTCAGACAGAGCCGCCTATGGACCCATCCCTGAGTGCTCTACAGACTTCTACCCACTATAACCCAGACACCTTCCTGTCAACCCCTCTCTGCTTTAACCAGAGCCTG GTTCCTGGATCTCCTGCCTCATCTGACCTGTCCAGCCCATTAGACTATAGCTACTCCCCACCTCAACTGCCTCCTTTTGCTCCACTGAACATCAGCCCTCTTTGTCCTCTAGACACCACGAACTACGGCTATCCTCTCGAGGAGTGCTCCCATCCGCAGTACAGCTGCTCCCCCTCTGCCTGTTACTGCTCATCCTGTGCCTCAGAGCACTTGGATACATTCAGAGTATCAGAGTATTTCCCTTATCCAAGTGCAGACTGTATGGACTATCCTGGCACCATGACAATGGCAGATGACTTCTTTAGAAGGGATAGAAACTACGACATCTGCTACAGTTAA